A genomic window from Pseudomonadales bacterium includes:
- a CDS encoding DUF6152 family protein produces MLRNPILLAAVLSACLTSSTASAHHAFSAEFDAEVPVSVRGRITRVDWINPHAWIYLAVEQSDGTTIDWMFEGGTPNTLVRAGLDRHSLPVGTEILVRGYQSRDRNCVPACKANGRDLAFTDGRKVFMGSSGTGAPQDGADPNER; encoded by the coding sequence ATGTTGCGTAATCCCATCCTGCTTGCCGCTGTGCTCTCCGCGTGTCTGACATCGAGCACGGCGTCTGCCCATCATGCGTTCTCCGCGGAGTTCGACGCCGAGGTGCCTGTGAGCGTGCGCGGTCGTATCACCCGGGTGGACTGGATAAATCCGCATGCCTGGATCTATCTGGCTGTCGAGCAGAGCGACGGCACCACCATCGACTGGATGTTCGAAGGGGGTACCCCCAATACGCTGGTGCGGGCCGGTCTGGACAGACACTCCCTGCCCGTGGGCACCGAAATACTGGTTCGCGGTTATCAGAGCAGGGATCGCAACTGTGTACCGGCGTGCAAAGCCAACGGCCGGGATCTGGCATTCACGGATGGCCGCAAGGTGTTCATGGGTTCCTCAGGCACGGGTGCGCCGCAGGA
- a CDS encoding (deoxy)nucleoside triphosphate pyrophosphohydrolase, translating into MINVVCAIIERDGKILVAKRPSDKSMGGKWELPGGKIEPGEDPQAAIAREIREELGCGLAVLAELAPHEHQYADFAIRLIPLLCRTTDGDPKPLEHEEILWAGREELMRLDWAEADIPVVMAYLDSIPGISEALTVTGGYSDASGR; encoded by the coding sequence ATGATTAATGTTGTCTGCGCGATTATCGAAAGGGACGGAAAGATCCTCGTTGCGAAGCGGCCTTCGGACAAGTCAATGGGGGGCAAATGGGAACTTCCAGGAGGGAAGATCGAACCCGGGGAAGATCCGCAGGCCGCAATCGCGCGCGAGATCCGTGAGGAACTCGGATGCGGATTGGCCGTTCTCGCTGAACTTGCACCACACGAACATCAGTACGCGGATTTCGCGATCCGTCTGATACCCCTGCTATGCCGAACGACCGATGGCGATCCCAAACCGCTCGAACACGAGGAGATCCTCTGGGCAGGCCGAGAGGAGCTGATGAGGCTGGACTGGGCGGAGGCGGATATTCCGGTTGTGATGGCGTACCTGGATTCTATTCCTGGAATCTCCGAAGCATTGACTGTGACAGGGGGTTATTCAGACGCCAGCGGACGGTGA
- a CDS encoding DUF3427 domain-containing protein, which translates to MSCPFCSFDRGRVFYEDESVLCVWDLYPVSTGHALVVTRRHISSWFDAIPEEHAALQKGIEVARDSIIKHHMPVDGFNIGVNIGEAAGQTIDHLHVHVIPRRTGDVGDPRGGIRHVFPSRANYLTAASVRDAEAEYVAERSVSGTGKLPFLNALQHDLERAIRFDLAVAFITEAGLAELKPYLEDLLFREGRIRLLTGDYLDVTEPRALYQILDWTEEYPGRINARVFVTKPLGFHPKAYVVYDSYRSTAYVGSSNLTKHALLSGIEWNQRISADPADRVILQIESEFEALFAHQNTIELNADWVAEYGKRRPSRPMIEAGLDLDEEPIAPPVEPHGTQKEALEALDSTRRAGNNAGLVVLATGLGKTWLSAFDSASYERVLFVAHREEILEQALNTFRRIRPTAALGVYAGGRRDRQADVLFASVQTLGRREHLQQFGANSFDYIVIDEFHHAAAATYRRLIDHFEPDFLLALTATPERSDGGDLLSLCGENLVFRCDLVAGINRSLLSPFRYVGVPDDIDFANIPWRSGRFDPEALEHAVATEKRAQNAYDQWRKHANQKTLAFCVSRGHADFMATFFAERGARCVAVHSGETSAPRTQSLKKLESGDLEIVFAVDMFNEGVDVPTIDTVLMLRPTESKILWLQQFGRGLRKAEGKDHLKVIDYVGNHRSFLQVPMILFSNTRTPGEIRLALQRLEAGTLELPLGCSVEYELQAIEILKTLAQPTATADQINYWYESFREIHGRRPSAAEAYHEGYDPKRLRTTFGSWLGFVNAQGDLDQEQRQAFEESRDFYEHLETTPMTKSFKMVTLLAMIAAEKYPDAIPIDVLVRAVTQLASRVSTLKEEFGESLTNAIQMRRLLENNPINAWVEGRGTGGQSYFKFENGEFQSLIGSDDDLAMAHQEMTRELCDWRMAQYLDRSSGSSRALSILCKVSHSGGRPIIFLPDRAETPGIPEGWTPVDVDDDRLEANFVKIAVNVMRAPGTEGNVLPEILRRYFGEDAGQPGTNHFVRFSLSDGTYRLILERRDESVAEVGREYMRAEIPALWELGFSRSRWNQGFVRVDGHLFLLVSLNKKAMSEKFKYEDKFLSTDTFQWVSQNRTKQGSPAGKAIQNHGSDGTKVHLFVRRETKTPRGTAAPFIYCGDLQFIDWEGNQPITVRWRLNNPLSQSMLRRFQE; encoded by the coding sequence TTGAGTTGTCCTTTCTGTAGCTTCGATCGAGGCCGAGTTTTCTACGAAGATGAATCGGTACTGTGCGTGTGGGATCTGTACCCGGTTTCAACTGGCCACGCGCTCGTAGTCACCCGGCGGCATATTTCGAGCTGGTTCGATGCGATCCCTGAAGAGCATGCGGCGCTCCAGAAGGGAATTGAGGTAGCTAGAGATTCAATCATTAAGCATCACATGCCGGTTGATGGTTTCAACATCGGTGTGAATATCGGCGAGGCGGCGGGGCAAACCATCGATCACCTGCATGTGCACGTGATACCTCGTCGCACAGGTGACGTTGGGGACCCTAGGGGTGGTATTCGCCACGTCTTCCCAAGTCGAGCGAACTACCTTACAGCAGCAAGCGTTCGAGACGCGGAAGCCGAGTATGTGGCTGAGAGATCCGTATCTGGAACAGGCAAGCTGCCATTTCTGAACGCACTCCAACACGACCTCGAACGCGCCATCCGCTTCGACCTTGCGGTCGCATTCATAACTGAAGCCGGCTTGGCAGAGTTAAAACCCTATCTAGAGGATTTGCTATTCCGCGAGGGGAGAATACGGCTACTCACGGGTGACTATTTGGATGTCACGGAACCTCGTGCACTCTATCAGATACTCGACTGGACAGAGGAGTACCCTGGCCGCATCAATGCTCGTGTGTTCGTCACGAAACCATTGGGGTTTCATCCCAAAGCATACGTTGTTTACGACAGCTACCGCTCTACCGCCTATGTAGGAAGCTCCAATCTAACGAAGCATGCATTGCTGAGCGGAATCGAGTGGAACCAGCGCATCAGCGCGGATCCTGCAGACAGAGTCATTCTTCAGATTGAATCGGAGTTCGAAGCACTATTTGCGCATCAAAACACGATCGAGCTCAATGCCGATTGGGTAGCCGAGTACGGTAAGCGTCGGCCGTCGCGCCCGATGATAGAGGCTGGATTGGATCTCGATGAAGAACCGATTGCGCCGCCGGTCGAGCCCCACGGGACCCAGAAAGAAGCGCTAGAAGCTCTGGATTCCACCCGGCGCGCCGGTAATAACGCTGGCCTTGTAGTGCTCGCTACGGGGCTGGGAAAGACTTGGTTGTCCGCCTTCGATAGCGCGTCGTACGAACGTGTACTATTCGTTGCTCATCGCGAGGAAATCCTTGAGCAGGCGCTCAACACCTTTCGCCGAATCAGGCCCACAGCAGCGCTTGGTGTTTACGCTGGTGGCCGTCGCGATCGCCAGGCTGATGTCTTGTTTGCGTCTGTGCAGACGCTTGGGCGAAGGGAGCATTTACAGCAGTTCGGCGCGAACTCCTTCGACTACATCGTTATTGACGAATTCCACCATGCGGCCGCGGCAACTTACCGCAGGCTCATCGATCATTTCGAGCCCGACTTCCTGTTAGCCCTGACAGCCACCCCAGAACGATCGGACGGAGGCGATTTGCTCTCACTTTGCGGAGAGAATCTAGTGTTTCGCTGCGACCTGGTAGCGGGTATCAACCGAAGCTTGCTGTCTCCGTTTCGATATGTGGGTGTACCCGATGATATCGATTTTGCGAACATCCCCTGGAGAAGCGGTCGATTTGATCCAGAAGCATTGGAGCACGCTGTCGCAACGGAGAAGCGAGCTCAAAACGCCTATGATCAGTGGCGAAAACACGCGAATCAGAAGACGCTTGCCTTCTGTGTTTCTAGGGGACATGCGGACTTTATGGCGACCTTTTTCGCGGAAAGAGGCGCACGATGCGTTGCGGTACATTCTGGCGAGACTTCAGCTCCGCGAACGCAATCTCTGAAGAAACTCGAGTCGGGAGATCTAGAGATCGTCTTCGCGGTGGACATGTTTAATGAAGGCGTTGATGTTCCGACCATCGACACCGTCCTCATGCTTCGGCCTACAGAATCCAAGATCCTTTGGTTGCAGCAGTTCGGACGAGGGCTGCGAAAAGCTGAAGGCAAGGATCACCTGAAGGTGATCGATTATGTTGGTAATCATCGGTCCTTCCTTCAGGTCCCGATGATCTTGTTTTCAAATACGCGTACACCAGGCGAGATACGTCTGGCATTGCAGCGCCTTGAGGCGGGCACTCTGGAACTGCCGCTGGGGTGCTCGGTGGAGTACGAACTGCAGGCGATCGAAATTTTAAAGACGCTGGCTCAGCCAACAGCAACCGCGGATCAAATCAATTACTGGTATGAGAGTTTCCGGGAAATTCACGGACGACGACCCTCTGCCGCTGAGGCCTATCATGAAGGATACGACCCCAAACGGCTCAGAACTACATTTGGATCTTGGTTAGGTTTTGTCAACGCCCAAGGAGACCTGGATCAGGAACAGCGCCAGGCATTCGAAGAGAGTCGGGACTTTTACGAACATCTAGAAACCACGCCGATGACCAAGAGCTTCAAGATGGTCACGTTGCTCGCAATGATCGCGGCGGAGAAGTATCCAGACGCTATTCCGATCGATGTGCTGGTGCGCGCCGTAACTCAACTCGCCTCAAGGGTTTCTACGCTGAAGGAGGAGTTTGGCGAATCACTCACAAATGCAATCCAAATGCGGCGATTGCTCGAGAACAACCCAATCAATGCTTGGGTCGAAGGGCGAGGAACAGGGGGTCAGTCGTACTTCAAGTTCGAGAACGGAGAGTTTCAGTCTCTAATTGGGTCGGACGACGATCTGGCGATGGCACATCAGGAAATGACTCGAGAGCTCTGCGATTGGCGGATGGCGCAGTACTTAGACCGTTCTTCAGGGAGTTCGCGTGCGCTCAGTATTCTCTGCAAGGTTAGTCACTCAGGGGGCAGGCCAATCATTTTCCTCCCTGATCGAGCGGAGACCCCAGGCATTCCGGAAGGTTGGACTCCTGTCGATGTGGACGACGATAGGTTGGAGGCCAATTTCGTCAAGATTGCCGTCAACGTGATGCGAGCGCCAGGTACCGAAGGCAATGTCCTTCCAGAGATTCTACGACGCTACTTTGGGGAGGATGCTGGGCAGCCGGGAACGAATCATTTCGTCCGCTTCAGTCTCAGTGACGGCACGTATCGCCTGATTTTAGAGCGTCGCGATGAGAGTGTTGCGGAGGTCGGGCGGGAGTACATGCGGGCAGAGATTCCGGCGCTCTGGGAATTGGGTTTCTCCCGCTCAAGGTGGAACCAGGGGTTTGTGCGTGTTGATGGGCATCTATTTCTACTCGTCTCGTTGAACAAAAAGGCAATGAGCGAGAAGTTCAAATACGAAGATAAATTTCTCTCAACTGATACCTTTCAATGGGTGAGTCAGAATCGCACGAAGCAGGGCTCTCCTGCTGGGAAGGCTATTCAAAATCATGGAAGCGACGGCACAAAAGTTCATCTCTTTGTCCGACGGGAAACAAAGACCCCGCGGGGGACTGCTGCACCTTTCATCTACTGTGGTGATCTGCAGTTCATCGACTGGGAGGGAAATCAGCCGATCACCGTCCGCTGGCGTCTGAATAACCCCCTGTCACAGTCAATGCTTCGGAGATTCCAGGAATAG
- a CDS encoding OB-fold domain-containing protein: MALTGEYLGMRVHVDELDQEHHAFFGWCGRHELRLQRCTKCHLMRCPPTTACPFCAHGESEWVPVSGRGTVYSYGEVHHAIQPVFKAYTPYMLLLVELDEQKGAPGKLMGSGCRETWRRRTGSWRRRNWWSRWGSGRG; encoded by the coding sequence ATGGCACTGACTGGTGAATATCTCGGCATGCGGGTGCACGTGGACGAACTCGACCAGGAGCACCACGCCTTTTTCGGCTGGTGCGGCAGGCACGAGCTGCGCCTGCAGCGCTGCACGAAATGCCACCTCATGCGCTGCCCGCCCACCACGGCGTGTCCGTTCTGCGCCCATGGCGAATCCGAATGGGTGCCCGTCTCCGGCCGCGGCACCGTGTATTCCTATGGCGAGGTGCATCATGCGATCCAGCCGGTGTTCAAGGCATACACGCCGTACATGCTGCTGCTGGTAGAGCTGGATGAGCAGAAGGGAGCGCCGGGGAAGTTGATGGGCTCAGGCTGCAGGGAAACCTGGCGACGGCGGACGGGGAGCTGGCGCCGCCGGAACTGGTGGAGCAGGTGGGGATCGGGACGCGGGTGA
- a CDS encoding NADP-dependent isocitrate dehydrogenase: protein MTSRKLKIVYTLTDEAPALATYSLLPFIKKYTEAADVEVELSDISLAARILATFPDDLTPEQRVPDALAELGELTREEGANIIKLPNISASVPQLIEAIAELQSQGYRIPDYPEEPSNEAEKAINRRYAHVLGSSVNPVLREGNSDRRAPESVKEFARKHPHSMDKWSQASSTHVAHMRHGDFYHSEKSVTVDKGGKLRIELVQDDGSVRVLRDAVPVDDGEVIDGSYMNVAALREFLDEEFNGARRAGLLASLHLKATMMKISDPIIFGHAVEVYYQEAFDKHRATFKELGVNPNLGLASVLEKVSQLSFSLRNEIEADLRRCHESRPGLAMVDSDKGITNLHVPSDIIVDASMPAMIRVGGKMWSADGNLRDTKAIIPDSCYATIYLEVINFCKHHDAFDPTTMGTVQNVGLMAQKAEEYGSHDKTFELPAGGTVRVIDESGRVLIEHAGVEKGDIWRMCQTKDAAIRDWVKLAVNRSRQSGIPVVFWLNKHRGHPDQRGHDAEMIKKVEKYLQEHDTSGLDIQIMSLDLAIRHTLERVRHGEDTISATGNVLRDYLTDLFPIMELGTSAKMYSIVPLMAGGGLYETGAGGSAPKHVQQFNAENHLRWDSLGEFLALTVSLEDIAAKANNKRAQVLADALDTATGKLLENNKSPSRKTGEPDNRASHYYLGMYWAEALAAQNEDPALKEQFAPLAKALAENEERIIKELVEIQGGPVDIGGYYHPDVKKAAAAMCPSKTLNSILAK, encoded by the coding sequence ATGACAAGCAGAAAACTGAAAATCGTCTACACCCTTACTGACGAAGCCCCCGCACTTGCCACCTATTCATTGCTGCCGTTCATCAAAAAATACACCGAGGCGGCTGATGTGGAAGTTGAGCTGAGCGACATCTCGCTCGCAGCCCGCATTCTGGCGACCTTTCCGGATGATCTGACACCGGAGCAGCGTGTCCCGGACGCCCTTGCGGAGCTGGGCGAGCTGACCAGGGAAGAAGGCGCCAACATTATCAAGCTGCCCAATATCAGCGCATCGGTACCGCAGCTGATCGAGGCGATCGCGGAACTGCAATCCCAGGGCTACAGGATTCCGGACTACCCGGAAGAACCGTCGAACGAAGCAGAGAAAGCCATCAACAGGCGTTATGCCCACGTGCTCGGCAGTTCGGTCAACCCGGTGTTGCGCGAAGGCAATTCCGATCGCCGCGCTCCGGAATCAGTGAAAGAGTTCGCCCGTAAACACCCCCATTCGATGGACAAATGGAGTCAGGCGTCCAGTACCCACGTCGCGCATATGCGTCATGGTGATTTCTATCACAGCGAAAAGTCCGTCACAGTCGACAAAGGTGGAAAGCTCAGGATCGAGCTGGTGCAGGACGATGGTTCTGTCAGGGTGCTCCGCGATGCAGTTCCGGTTGACGATGGGGAAGTGATTGACGGCAGCTATATGAATGTCGCCGCTCTGCGTGAGTTTCTCGATGAGGAATTTAACGGCGCCAGAAGGGCGGGGCTGCTTGCATCATTGCATCTGAAAGCCACGATGATGAAGATCTCAGATCCGATCATCTTTGGACATGCGGTTGAAGTCTACTACCAGGAAGCGTTCGACAAACATCGCGCAACCTTCAAAGAACTCGGTGTCAATCCCAATCTTGGACTGGCCAGTGTGCTGGAAAAAGTGAGTCAGTTGTCTTTTTCGCTGCGTAATGAAATCGAAGCGGATCTGCGCCGCTGTCACGAAAGCCGTCCAGGACTCGCGATGGTCGATTCGGATAAAGGTATTACCAATCTGCATGTGCCCAGCGACATCATTGTCGATGCCTCCATGCCGGCGATGATCCGGGTGGGTGGCAAGATGTGGAGTGCAGACGGTAACCTGCGTGACACCAAGGCGATCATTCCGGATTCCTGTTACGCAACCATCTATCTCGAAGTGATCAACTTCTGCAAACACCACGACGCCTTTGATCCCACCACCATGGGCACGGTTCAGAACGTTGGTCTGATGGCGCAGAAGGCGGAAGAGTACGGTTCGCACGACAAGACCTTCGAGTTGCCTGCCGGCGGTACCGTGCGAGTGATCGATGAATCCGGTCGAGTGCTCATCGAACATGCGGGCGTCGAAAAAGGAGACATCTGGCGCATGTGTCAGACCAAGGATGCGGCGATCCGGGACTGGGTCAAGCTGGCGGTTAATCGCAGCCGACAATCCGGTATTCCGGTTGTGTTCTGGCTGAACAAACATCGCGGGCATCCCGATCAGCGCGGCCATGATGCGGAAATGATCAAAAAGGTCGAAAAATATCTGCAGGAACACGACACCAGCGGCCTCGATATCCAGATCATGTCGCTGGATCTGGCCATTCGACACACGCTCGAGCGGGTTCGGCATGGCGAGGACACCATATCCGCCACAGGCAACGTGCTGCGGGACTACCTGACCGATCTGTTCCCGATCATGGAACTGGGCACCAGCGCCAAGATGTACTCCATCGTGCCGCTGATGGCGGGTGGTGGTCTCTACGAGACTGGCGCCGGTGGCTCGGCGCCAAAACACGTCCAGCAGTTCAACGCGGAAAACCATCTGCGCTGGGATTCACTGGGAGAGTTTCTGGCGCTCACCGTTTCACTGGAAGATATTGCGGCCAAAGCCAATAACAAGCGTGCGCAGGTTCTCGCCGATGCGCTGGATACGGCAACCGGTAAACTGCTCGAGAACAACAAATCGCCGTCGCGCAAAACGGGTGAGCCTGACAATCGCGCGAGCCATTACTATCTTGGCATGTACTGGGCCGAAGCTCTGGCCGCGCAGAATGAGGATCCGGCATTGAAGGAACAGTTTGCGCCGCTGGCCAAAGCGCTGGCGGAGAACGAAGAGCGGATCATCAAAGAACTCGTCGAGATCCAGGGTGGTCCTGTAGATATCGGGGGTTACTATCATCCGGACGTGAAAAAAGCGGCTGCAGCCATGTGTCCAAGTAAAACGTTGAACAGCATTCTGGCGAAGTAG
- a CDS encoding ECF-type sigma factor: MGREKNSDRRNLDDLFSATYEELRRLALAVRRDERSQTLNPTALVNEAWLKLARSPDFAIESPLHFKRIAARAMRQLLVEAARRRLATKRGGDDGVQWVTFDELTHLNAVSERELVALDAALDELAQAEPRQAEMIECRFFGGQSVTEAAESLGVSEATLARDWRTARAWLAQALQAAD, from the coding sequence ATGGGGAGAGAAAAAAACTCCGATCGTCGCAATCTCGATGATCTGTTCAGCGCCACCTACGAGGAGCTGCGCCGGCTCGCCCTCGCCGTTCGTCGCGACGAACGTTCCCAGACCCTGAACCCGACCGCCCTGGTCAACGAAGCCTGGCTCAAACTCGCCCGGTCCCCGGATTTCGCGATCGAATCGCCGCTGCACTTCAAGCGCATTGCCGCCCGGGCGATGCGCCAGCTGCTGGTCGAAGCTGCGCGACGCCGGCTGGCGACAAAACGCGGCGGCGACGATGGCGTGCAGTGGGTGACCTTCGACGAACTGACGCACCTCAATGCCGTTTCTGAGCGTGAACTCGTTGCCCTCGATGCGGCCCTTGATGAACTCGCCCAGGCCGAGCCGCGCCAGGCCGAGATGATCGAATGCCGCTTCTTCGGCGGCCAGAGCGTGACCGAAGCGGCCGAATCGCTGGGGGTGTCCGAAGCCACCCTCGCCCGCGACTGGCGCACGGCCCGGGCCTGGCTGGCTCAGGCCCTGCAGGCGGCTGACTGA
- a CDS encoding serine/threonine-protein kinase produces MDAERWQLIERLFREALTLADADAQRRFLSDACDGDEELTAQILGMLEADRGADSLLDRSVGEVASAMLGNGAPPPGTSIGRYSIRRVLGEGGMGIVCLGERSDLGSVVAIKLLRDAWLSPARRERFRSEQRVLAQLNHPGIARLYDADTLPDGTPWFAMEYIEGLPLTAWCVKHDLSVEGRLQLFRQACEAVRYAHAHAVIHRDIKPSNVLVNADGNAKLLDFGIARQLDALDGASDQTRTMTRLMTPAYAAPEQLRGEELGVQADVYSLGVVLYELLTGQLPFDLKELSPLEAISAVTGTTPVKPSVRGAHSGKPDVPGRAAWTDLDVLCLTALHADRARRYSSVEALIRDVDHYLHSKPLDAQPDHLGYRTGKFLRRHWPVVAVTAAALIVALGLTTVFTLRLTAARDTARAEAARTERVQRFMTNLFQGGEALAGPRDDMRVVEMLERGARDAETLASDPPMQAELLFNLAGIYQQLGRLDEADRLYARSLELREKAFGPHSSEVAATLVATGSLRIDQARLDDAEPLIRKGLAVAEQLRPADHPQIVTANLSLGRVLRERGEYEAAIAVLTQTVERQSASGTADLDRALTLTALADAHYAAGHYRESETLYRDILALHRANVGNVHPLVAGDLTSLAAIEQDLGFYERAEALAREALAINEAYYGADSPLTADNLTSLGRALLYEAKYDEAVGALERALRVQEAAFGPMHPLVAEAVNELGNVLAMQDRYTEAAEYFERAAGIYRSVHGERHYLVAITLSNVAYMHTQQGDYAEAERRFRHVVELFTETLGADNVNTGIAQIKLGRTLRLAGAYAEAGQQSLAGYEILAAQANPSISFLRAARDDLILAYDALGRSEEAARFRAELAALEQTRVAGE; encoded by the coding sequence ATGGACGCGGAACGCTGGCAGCTGATCGAGCGCCTGTTCCGCGAAGCGCTCACTCTGGCTGACGCCGACGCGCAGCGGCGCTTTCTGTCCGACGCCTGCGACGGCGACGAGGAACTGACAGCCCAGATCCTTGGCATGCTCGAGGCGGACCGCGGCGCCGATTCACTACTCGATCGCAGCGTCGGCGAGGTAGCCAGCGCGATGCTCGGCAACGGTGCGCCGCCACCCGGCACATCTATCGGTCGCTACAGCATCCGACGCGTGCTCGGTGAAGGCGGCATGGGCATCGTCTGTCTTGGCGAACGCAGCGATCTCGGCAGCGTCGTCGCGATCAAGTTGCTGCGCGATGCCTGGCTCTCACCGGCACGACGCGAGCGCTTCCGCAGCGAACAGCGCGTGCTCGCACAACTCAATCACCCCGGCATCGCACGCCTTTATGACGCCGACACCCTCCCCGACGGCACACCCTGGTTTGCGATGGAGTACATTGAGGGTCTGCCGCTCACCGCCTGGTGCGTAAAGCACGATCTTTCTGTCGAGGGGCGCCTGCAGCTGTTCCGTCAGGCCTGCGAAGCCGTGCGTTACGCGCACGCCCATGCGGTCATTCACCGCGACATCAAACCCTCGAACGTACTTGTCAATGCGGACGGCAACGCAAAGCTGCTCGATTTCGGTATCGCCAGACAGCTGGACGCACTTGACGGCGCGAGTGATCAGACACGCACCATGACCCGACTGATGACACCGGCTTATGCCGCACCCGAGCAGCTGCGCGGTGAGGAGCTCGGAGTGCAGGCCGACGTTTATTCACTCGGTGTGGTGCTGTACGAACTCCTCACCGGACAACTGCCTTTCGATCTCAAGGAACTTTCCCCACTCGAGGCCATTAGCGCCGTAACCGGCACTACACCGGTGAAGCCTTCCGTTCGCGGCGCGCATTCCGGAAAACCCGATGTGCCCGGTCGCGCTGCCTGGACCGACCTCGATGTGCTGTGTCTGACCGCGCTGCACGCCGACCGGGCACGGCGCTACAGCTCGGTAGAGGCACTGATCCGCGACGTCGACCACTATCTGCACTCGAAGCCGCTCGACGCGCAGCCCGACCACCTCGGCTATCGCACCGGCAAGTTCCTGCGGCGGCACTGGCCGGTGGTAGCGGTCACGGCGGCCGCCCTGATCGTCGCGCTCGGCTTGACCACGGTGTTCACTTTGCGTCTCACGGCCGCGCGCGATACCGCCCGGGCCGAGGCAGCGCGTACCGAACGCGTGCAGCGCTTCATGACCAATCTCTTTCAGGGTGGAGAGGCTCTCGCCGGCCCGCGCGACGACATGCGCGTGGTGGAGATGCTCGAGCGCGGCGCCCGCGACGCGGAAACCCTGGCCTCCGATCCACCCATGCAGGCGGAGCTGCTGTTCAACCTCGCCGGCATCTATCAGCAGCTGGGCCGGCTCGATGAAGCCGACCGGCTCTACGCGCGATCGCTCGAACTTCGTGAGAAGGCATTCGGCCCGCACAGTTCGGAGGTCGCCGCGACCCTCGTCGCCACCGGCTCGCTGCGCATCGATCAGGCGCGCCTCGACGACGCCGAGCCGCTGATCCGGAAAGGTCTTGCTGTCGCCGAGCAGCTGCGACCGGCAGATCATCCTCAAATCGTCACCGCAAACCTCTCCCTTGGCCGGGTGCTGCGTGAACGCGGCGAGTACGAAGCGGCGATCGCCGTGCTGACTCAGACGGTCGAGCGGCAGTCGGCCAGTGGTACCGCCGACCTGGACCGGGCACTCACGCTGACTGCACTGGCCGACGCTCACTATGCCGCCGGGCACTACAGAGAAAGCGAGACCCTGTACCGCGATATCCTCGCGCTGCATCGCGCGAACGTCGGTAACGTGCATCCGCTGGTTGCCGGCGACCTGACGAGCCTCGCCGCGATCGAACAGGATCTGGGTTTCTACGAACGGGCGGAAGCGCTTGCCCGGGAGGCGCTCGCCATCAACGAAGCCTACTATGGCGCAGACAGTCCACTCACTGCAGACAACCTCACCTCACTGGGCCGCGCGCTCCTCTATGAAGCGAAGTACGATGAGGCTGTCGGCGCGCTCGAGCGCGCGTTGCGTGTGCAGGAAGCCGCCTTCGGTCCCATGCATCCCCTCGTCGCCGAAGCGGTGAACGAGCTCGGCAATGTGCTGGCGATGCAGGACCGTTACACCGAGGCCGCGGAATACTTCGAACGGGCAGCCGGTATCTATCGCAGCGTGCATGGGGAGCGGCACTATCTCGTTGCCATCACTCTCTCCAACGTCGCCTACATGCACACCCAGCAGGGCGACTACGCGGAGGCAGAGCGGCGTTTCCGCCACGTTGTCGAGCTCTTTACCGAGACGCTCGGTGCCGACAACGTCAATACCGGCATTGCCCAGATCAAGCTCGGCCGGACGCTGCGGCTGGCCGGAGCCTATGCCGAGGCCGGGCAGCAGTCCCTGGCCGGCTACGAGATACTTGCGGCCCAGGCAAATCCTTCGATCAGCTTTCTGCGCGCCGCACGCGATGATCTCATCCTCGCCTACGATGCTCTGGGGCGGTCAGAAGAAGCGGCACGATTTCGTGCGGAACTTGCAGCACTCGAGCAGACCCGGGTGGCCGGCGAGTGA
- a CDS encoding cytochrome c: MIRTTLLTLAPIVLAMFAPVMSIAEEHSAESRIDLSPELALLLRAEMSELAGGLQSVAYSITTADWAAVEATSHRMHESYIMNASLTRLQTEELEQKLPERFKLLDAAFHARAEKLGQAAAAGDAELVTYHYSRLVENCVSCHSAYATNRFPGFARDPEAAHAH; the protein is encoded by the coding sequence ATGATCCGAACAACACTGCTGACCCTGGCTCCCATCGTTCTGGCCATGTTCGCACCCGTGATGAGTATCGCGGAAGAACACAGCGCGGAATCGCGCATAGACCTGTCTCCGGAACTGGCTCTCCTGCTGCGTGCGGAGATGAGCGAACTGGCGGGTGGTCTGCAGAGCGTTGCCTATTCCATAACAACGGCAGACTGGGCCGCCGTTGAAGCGACGAGCCACCGGATGCATGAGAGCTACATTATGAATGCGTCTCTCACCCGGTTGCAGACCGAGGAGCTCGAGCAGAAGCTTCCGGAACGGTTCAAGCTGCTCGACGCAGCATTTCACGCGCGGGCGGAAAAACTCGGTCAGGCGGCCGCAGCCGGTGATGCGGAATTAGTGACTTATCATTACTCACGACTGGTCGAAAACTGTGTGAGCTGTCACTCGGCCTACGCGACGAATCGATTTCCCGGCTTTGCTCGCGACCCGGAAGCAGCGCACGCGCACTGA